A window of the Besnoitia besnoiti strain Bb-Ger1 chromosome VI, whole genome shotgun sequence genome harbors these coding sequences:
- a CDS encoding hypothetical protein (encoded by transcript BESB_066850), producing the protein MSSTRLRSHAFSVTEAREADRRSAAKLKALEATMNSFQSSTTLSEQKTEWISFASNLHQLRRNEEASLQRYERLVESLVESVPEIPSMRVKDHESVGETYNGHCSSPPEPVAEVKLPRSAVCTSSPPDCGDAMCKTDSDYEELQSADTLLENAVMLAKLGRRIAAQLGDGINRSKKHRDAGSITPQVHSTGSSPAYLAPGNLRPGRYDNTRASPKEKGNYVGVTSGSTCCSTTTSLTDHMFTSQSSICSDSAADLNSPPSLRLQVLGFTELLEQYGLMVVAVGHELETACIAAQQEVHERKVSLRRILQPRNGAFTLPLDSSRRGGSSQIENVLSQLDPGELTEEEETFVDSCYSCLRDDACHASSHMVQVAVRYQEELQRLEDDYEKDQDIYRQKLVSLNNTKKELMSMLCSLWETDSCRRVRPSVRSGSCDSAELPWSSAVSMGSLANSQFAAGQTVRQETDLMAKSTTTQPETVDQSNPGAAVDDGQAPEAESHSDNLVVPEKATPLQMVTDRFTFVCNQFAYPGASRSLLLKRLQLEFRTATPQLLREAIEIYRQIALLQQRRMGRWREFTSARVEALAAAKEHRADAIRSFGQAKAKKMKRVQHMKKTAALQARLEVQRAAFQEKERVRQQAENEERARAAEQQDLIDARERKRLKDARLKVQSYVQRRAEQLRREMTAAEEKACEEAARCLAARRRNAVRVKRRREMDAWQHQQREERRRQILTRQQEIVERIRRAAERFGIVVESDPSRMMSETASSRARVEATKQERTEEAPEPARIQFFGVRHSYGTENLLRDMRLKLAVALFEAGLHRSQAGHEALLSMGPKLNAQ; encoded by the coding sequence ATGAGTTCGACTCGACTGCGTTCGCACGCATTCTCCGTCactgaggcgcgagaggcagatcGACGCAGCGCGGCCAAGCTCAAGGCTCTGGAAGCGACCATGAACTCTTTCCAGAGCTCCACCACCCTCAGTGAGCAGAAAACGGAATGGATCTCTTTTGCGTCAAACCTCCATCAGCTACGGCGCAACGAGGAAGCCTCCCTTCAGCGCTATGAGCGCCTCGTGGAGAGCCTGGTCGAGTCTGTGCCTGAAATACCGAGTATGCGAGTGAAGGATCATGAGAGCGTGGGAGAGACTTATAACGGGCACTGCTCCTCTCCGCCAGAACCGGTAGCCGAAGTAAAACTGCCACGATCTGCAGTGTGTACTTCATCGCCTCCAGACTGCGGTGATGCCATGTGCAAAACTGACAGCGATTATGAAGAGCTACAGAGCGCCGACACACTGCTTGAGAACGCGGTAATGCTAGCAAAACTGGGGAGGCGAATTGCCGCCCAGCTTGGCGATGGCATCAACCGGAGCAAAAAACATCGAGATGCTGGAAGTATAACACCTCAGGTGCACAGTACTGGTAGCTCCCCAGCTTACCTTGCTCCGGGGAATCTTCGGCCGGGACGATACGACAACACACGAGCCAGTCCAAAGGAGAAAGGAAATTATGTTGGAGTAACTTCAGGAAGCACCTGCTGCAGCACAACAACAAGTCTCACGGATCACATGTTCACATCACAGTCATCAATATGCAGCGACTCTGCTGCAGATCTAAACAGCCCCCCGTCACTCCGGCTACAAGTCCTTGGTTTCACGGAACTTCTAGAGCAGTATGGACTCATGGTCGTCGCGGTCGGACACGAACTAGAGACGGCGTGCATTGCCGCTCAGCAAGAAGTACATGAACGCAAAGTTTCTCTCCGGCGCATCCTCCAGCCACGAAACGGCGCCTTCACCCTTCCTTTAGACTCcagccgaagaggaggaagttCGCAGATAGAGAACGTGTTATCGCAACTCGATCCCGGAGAACTtactgaagaagaagagacttTTGTCGACTCCTGCTACTCCTGCCTCCGTGATGATGCTTGCCACGCTTCGTCACACATGGTCCAGGTCGCCGTCCGCTACCAAGAGGAACTTCAGCGCCTTGAAGATGACTACGAAAAGGACCAGGATATCTATAGGCAGAAGCTGGTTTCGCTTAACAACACTAAGAAAGAGCTTATGAGCATGCTATGCAGCCTCTGGGAAACTGACTcctgccggcgcgtgcgACCCTCCGTGAGAAGCGGCTCCTGTGACTCGGCGGAGTTACCTTGGAGTTCCGCTGTGTCGATGGGCTCGCTGGCTAACAGTCAATTCGCGGCAGGACAGACGGTCAGACAGGAAACAGATTTGATGGCGAAAAGTACTACCACGCAACCCGAGACCGTCGACCAGTCGAATCCTGGAGCAGCGGTTGACGATGGACAGGCACCGGAAGCAGAGTCGCATTCTGACAATCTGGTTGTTCCCGAGAAAGCGACACCTCTTCAAATGGTGACTGATCGCTTCACCTTTGTCTGCAATCAGTTCGCGTATCCGGGTGCGTCCAGGTCGCTTCTGCTTAAGCGTTTGCAGCTCGAATTTCGTACCGCCACTCCTCAGCTCCTCCGCGAAGCGATCGAGATCTACCGACAGATagctctgctgcagcaaagACGCATGGGCCGCTGGCGGGAGTTCACATCAGCTCGCGTCGAGGCGTTGGCTGCCGCAAAGGAACACAGGGCAGATGCCATTCGCAGCTTTGGccaagcgaaggcgaagaaaatgAAGAGAGTACAGCACATGAAGAAGACTGCGGCGCTTCAAGCGAGGCTTGAAGTCCAACGGGCGGCGTTccaggagaaggagcgagTTCGGCAACAAGCCgaaaacgaggagagagctcgcgcagcagagcaACAGGATCTTATAGACGCTCGGGAACGCAAGCGTCTCAAGGACGCCAGACTCAAGGTGCAGAGCTATGTGCAACGCAGAGCTGAGCAACTCCGAAGGGAGATgactgcggcggaggaaaaggcctgcgaggaagccgcgcggtGTCTggcagctcggcggcgcaaCGCAGTTCGAGTCAAACGCCGGAGGGAAATGGATGCATGGCAGCAtcagcagagagaagagcgacgccggcaaATTCTCACTCGCCAGCAAGAAATTGTGGAACGCATCCGGAGGGCCGCGGAAAGGTTTGGTATAGTCGTCGAGAGCGATCCGTCGAGGATGATGTCAGAAACTGCCTCGAGCCGGGCGCGCGTTGAGGCAACGAAGCAGGAACGCACAGAAGAGGCTCCCGAACCCGCCAGAATCCAGTTCTTTGGAGTCCGCCACAGCTACGGAACAGAGAATCTGCTTCGAGACATGCGGCTTAAGCTGGCAGTCGCACTCTTTGAAGCTGGGCTACACCGGTCCCAGGCAGGACACGAAGCACTACTGTCCATGGGGCCGAAGCTAAACGCACAGTAG
- a CDS encoding WD domain, G-beta repeat-containing protein (encoded by transcript BESB_066860), translating to MTTPQPSSAVPWPCRLPYPPPPWQVTLPYPVLVAGGLDTCLFVWNAVTGACVATLKLADEQVNALAASQLVPSAPSPSRSCESEADLGASSTSSASDQARHAAPLLAADPDSRWPAQNDPVLVAAAGNPSITVFDIGTLAERSDDVPPCARLQGHEGNVRGVIFLPEPSQRAPYQDPSNGYVSASGTSEGEAGATGASSILCSCGDDATCRIWDLRAPRHQMLLQNEPGVAVNAVLGVSLSAVPHQVVTADANGTLRAWDLRSDTSWELARPARPQGITIAAANALDSEIAAITKYGSLTTFSLTSSLSQTVDLSFRSQFFPHGPNYVLSCHYSPGLHPVPPRVESAPLSAGTARMRREAQEELGAKRKQEQYAHAWWQQQKYAHEWWRKRGGGVWWQHLVDERNEALWGEKDRESAWADQVRWGGEWWQEFRGAKPWWQQEAGGRAWWQQRGSKSWWQRPHLEHAGDWRQQRFQTGGWYVWGVSADGRGRVETLVGGEEPPPPANQGDKCTHLGEMDERRDGDDAGRRRCRSSDSRHSPLDENRSTWEDELSHFAKQEGSTEEDRTPASSGERRQTSPSPRDAPEGDLEENEPEGQWVQRMATTGADGICIIWRREGAGEWTSERELIGHERWVWDCTFSRDGKMLVTASSDASCKLWSVETGKECLEYVPEKGVGAAGAKLRSTKAILAVSLLDAPAENFA from the exons ATGACTACTCCCCAGCCTTCGTCGGCCGTCCC ATGGCCGTGTCGCCTCCCCTACCCTCCCCCGCCGTGGCAGGTGACGCTTCCGTATCCGGTCCTTGTGGCGGGAGGGCTGGACACGTGCCTCTTTGTGTGGAACGCGGTCACGGGCGCATGCGTGGCGACTCTGAAGCTCGCGGATGAGCAGGTGAacgccctcgcggcgtcgcagcttGTCCCTTCCGCCCCGTCCCCCTCCCGCAGCTGCGAGTCCGAGGCCGACCTGGGCGCGTCTTCCACCAGCAGCGCGTCGGACCAAGCGCGTCATGCGGCTCCGCTGCTTGCGGCGGATCCTGACTCGCGCTGGCCCGCGCAGAACGACCCCGTTCtcgtcgcagctgctggcaaCCCCTCCATCACTGTTTTTGACATCGGCACGCTGGCCGAACGCTCCGACGACGTCCCCCCGTGCGCCAGACTTCAAG GACATGAAGGAAACGTGAGGGGCGTCATATTCTTGCCCGAGCCTTCACAGCGCGCGCCTTATCAG GATCCTAGCAACGGCTATGTCTCTGCGTCAGGGACAAGCGAGGgggaggccggcgccacggGCGCGTCCTCGATTCTGTgctcctgcggcgacgacgccacgTGCCGCATTTGGGACTTGCGCGCGCCACGGCATCAGATGCTTCTTCAGAACGAGCCAGGCGTCGCTGTGAACGCCGTCCTGGGTGTCTCTCTATCTGCCGTCCCCCACCAAGTCGTTACGGCCGACGCGAATGGCACCCTGAGGGCGTGGGACCTGAGAAGCGACACCTCCTG GGAGCTCGCGCGGCCAGCTCGGCCGCAGGGGATAACCATCGCTGCGGCCAACGCGCTTGATTCCGAGATTGCCGCCATCACCAAGTACGGCTCCTTGACTACCTTTTCTCTGACGTCGTCTCTGTCACAAACAGTGGACCTGAGCTTTCGTTCTCAGTTCTTTCCCCACGGCCCGAACTACG TGCTGAGCTGTCACTACAGCCCAGGCCTGCATCcagtgccgccgcgcgtcgagtccgcgccgctctcggcaGGCACGGCCcgcatgcggcgcgaggcgcaggaggagctGGGTGCGAAGCGGAAACAGGAGCAGTATGCGCATGCGTGGTGGCAGCAGCAAAAGTATGCACACGAATGGTggcggaagcgcggcgggggcgtgTGGTGGCAGCACCTGGTGGACGAACGCAACGAGGCGCTGTGGGGAGAAAAGGATCGCGAGTCGGCGTGGGCGGACCAGGTGCGCTGGGGCGGCGAGTGGTGGCAAGAATTCCGTGGCGCGAAGCCCTGGTGGCAACAGGAGGCTGGTGGTCGCGCGTGgtggcagcagcgcggcagcaAGTCCTGGTGGCAGCGTCCCCACCTCGAGCACGCAGGCGactggcggcagcagcggttCCAGACTGGAGGGTGGTATGTCTGGGGAGTCTCCGCggacgggcgcggccgcgtagAGACGCTggtcggcggcgaagagccgccCCCTCCCGCTAACCAGGGCGACAAATGCACACATCTAGGTGAGATGGACGAGCGGAGGGACGGAGATGACGCCggacgtcgccgctgccgctccagcGACTCGCGGCACTCGCCGCTTGACGAGAATCGCTCCACGTGGGAAGACGAGCTCAGCCACTTCGCGAAGCAAGAAGGCTCCACAGAGGAGGACCGCACGCCGGCATCCTCCGGAGAACGCAGACAGACGAGCCCGTCCCCCAGAGACGCACCGGAGGGTGACTTAGAGGAGAACGAACCAGAGGGCCAGTGGGTGCAGCGAATGGCGACAACAGGGGCCGATGGCATCTGCATCATTTGGAGAcgggagggcgccggcgagtgGACGAGCGAACGCGAACTTATCGGGCACGAACG GTGGGTGTGGGACTGCACATTCAGCCGCGACGGCAAAATGCTCGTCACTGCAAGTTCAGACGCGTCGTGCAAGCTCTGGTCGGTGGAAACAGGGAAGGAGTGCCTTGAGTATGTGCCAGAAAAAGGTGTGGGCGCTGCAGGTGCGAAGCTCCGAAGCACCAAG GCCATTCTTGCGGTGTCGCTACTCGACGCACCTGCAGAGAATTTTGCGTAA